Proteins encoded in a region of the Stieleria neptunia genome:
- a CDS encoding sulfatase, whose product MIRSIFLVILLATSVAVTRAAEPPNVVLVAIDDLNDWVGCLGGHPQVQTPQIDKLAARGVNFTNAHCQAPICNPSRISMLLGKLPSTTGHYFLAPGFRDVDVTRDAVTMFQHFRAGGYRAESMGKIFHGPADAASFDHVQRSRGLRRPPGKTEKLRYRVPGSHPAWDWGQVDFADEDQRDYHTAAWAAKRIPELAKRDEPFLMAIGFHLPHVPIYASKKWFDLYPLETLVMPPVPRGDLDDVPPIAVQLSLNPTAPRYEWMKDNGEDKHAVQAYLASISFVDHLVGMVTDSIAAAGLDDNTIVVLFSDHGFHLGEKNKWAKRSLWQRTTRVPLIVAGPGIAGGADCDAPVGLIDVYPTLVESCRLPVPEGLDGHSLDGLLKDAASPWEHPAICTFGPGNHSVHSRHYHYIRYRDGSEELYDHRTDRDEHRNLAGDPKLAAIIAEHRQWVPADDAPMVPGSRGSDSPLYGEAEGLQKAMKRGK is encoded by the coding sequence ATGATTCGATCCATCTTCTTGGTCATTTTGCTCGCGACGTCTGTTGCCGTGACCCGCGCCGCCGAACCTCCCAACGTGGTGCTGGTTGCCATCGACGACCTCAACGACTGGGTGGGATGCTTGGGGGGACATCCCCAAGTGCAAACGCCGCAGATCGACAAGCTGGCGGCCCGGGGCGTGAATTTCACCAACGCGCACTGCCAGGCACCGATCTGCAATCCGTCGCGGATCAGCATGTTGCTGGGCAAGCTGCCGTCGACGACGGGACATTACTTTCTGGCGCCCGGGTTTCGTGACGTCGACGTCACCCGCGACGCGGTGACCATGTTCCAGCACTTTCGCGCCGGCGGCTATCGCGCCGAGTCGATGGGCAAAATCTTTCACGGGCCCGCCGATGCCGCATCGTTCGATCACGTCCAGCGGTCGCGCGGCCTCAGGCGCCCGCCTGGGAAAACCGAAAAACTGCGTTATCGGGTGCCGGGTTCGCATCCCGCGTGGGACTGGGGACAAGTCGACTTTGCCGATGAGGACCAGCGGGATTATCACACCGCGGCGTGGGCTGCCAAGCGGATCCCGGAATTAGCCAAACGCGATGAGCCGTTTCTCATGGCAATCGGCTTTCACCTGCCCCACGTGCCGATCTACGCGAGCAAGAAATGGTTTGACCTGTATCCGCTGGAGACGCTGGTGATGCCGCCGGTGCCCCGAGGAGATCTTGACGACGTGCCGCCGATCGCGGTTCAGTTGAGTCTGAATCCGACGGCTCCCCGATACGAGTGGATGAAAGACAATGGCGAAGACAAACATGCCGTGCAGGCCTACTTGGCGTCCATTTCATTTGTCGATCACCTGGTCGGGATGGTGACCGATTCGATCGCAGCGGCCGGGCTGGATGACAACACGATCGTGGTGCTGTTCAGCGATCATGGTTTCCATCTCGGCGAAAAGAACAAGTGGGCCAAACGCAGCTTGTGGCAGCGAACGACGCGCGTCCCGTTGATCGTCGCCGGACCGGGGATCGCCGGCGGAGCGGATTGTGACGCACCGGTCGGCTTGATCGACGTCTATCCCACGCTGGTGGAAAGCTGTCGTTTGCCGGTCCCGGAAGGCCTGGACGGACACAGTCTAGACGGACTGTTGAAAGACGCCGCGTCGCCGTGGGAACATCCCGCGATTTGCACGTTTGGTCCCGGCAATCATTCGGTTCATTCGCGGCACTACCACTACATCCGTTATCGCGACGGTTCCGAAGAACTGTATGACCATCGAACCGACCGGGACGAGCACCGTAATCTTGCCGGCGATCCGAAGCTTGCCGCGATCATTGCGGAGCATCGCCAGTGGGTGCCTGCCGATGACGCGCCGATGGTCCCCGGTAGCCGGGGCAGCGATTCACCGCTGTACGGCGAAGCCGAAGGGCTGCAAAAAGCGATGAAGCGAGGGAAGTAG
- a CDS encoding phytanoyl-CoA dioxygenase family protein: MVDLNDWHLERDGFCLLKRAVSAESIASLLEACSRAFDGDPQGVRARSSRGHVYAARNLIESIAEATTVWQSDPLLSFLREQLGAEFGLVRALFFDKPPDRTWALAWHKDTSIAVKDNSIASTSFSRPTTKAGVPHVIACDDVLKQMLTLRIHLDEVTEENGPLRVIPGSHRSSDGEGVGIDGAVDIHAAPGDVLAMRPLISHSSGPSKPGTTRHRRILHLEFAASARLPDGVQWHDFVRGG; the protein is encoded by the coding sequence GTGGTCGACCTGAATGACTGGCACCTGGAACGTGATGGATTTTGTCTACTCAAGCGCGCCGTGTCCGCGGAATCGATCGCGAGCCTATTGGAGGCGTGCAGCCGCGCGTTTGACGGTGATCCCCAGGGTGTGCGGGCTCGGTCCAGTCGCGGTCATGTGTACGCGGCGCGAAATCTGATCGAGTCGATTGCCGAGGCGACAACCGTCTGGCAGAGCGATCCACTGCTGTCGTTCCTGCGTGAGCAACTCGGCGCGGAATTCGGTTTGGTGCGAGCCCTGTTCTTTGACAAGCCACCGGATCGCACTTGGGCACTGGCTTGGCACAAGGACACGTCGATCGCGGTGAAAGACAACTCGATCGCGTCTACCTCGTTTTCACGCCCCACCACCAAAGCCGGCGTGCCGCACGTGATCGCATGCGATGACGTTTTGAAGCAGATGCTGACGCTGCGGATTCACCTGGATGAGGTGACCGAAGAGAACGGCCCCCTGCGGGTGATTCCGGGATCGCATCGATCCAGCGACGGCGAAGGGGTGGGAATCGACGGTGCCGTTGATATCCACGCCGCGCCCGGCGATGTGCTGGCAATGCGTCCGCTGATCAGCCACAGCAGTGGTCCGTCCAAGCCGGGCACGACGCGTCATCGACGGATTCTGCATTTGGAGTTTGCTGCGTCGGCGAGATTGCCCGACGGAGTGCAGTGGCATGATTTCGTGCGCGGCGGATGA
- a CDS encoding DUF1553 domain-containing protein — protein MAALKNLTIAACLGLVLWDSPAAWCQTPISFNSQIRPILSDYCFACHGPDEETRAADLRLDQREPAVDYGAIVEGEPGESLLIERIESDDPDMLMPPPETGKTLTTAQKELLAEWIRQGGEYQKHWSFEPLPETVSIPESVDDWPRTSVDAFVAQTHREKGFQPNGEADKATWLRRVTFDLTGLPPTLPELDAFLADASDDAYENVVQRLLTSPAYGERMAVMWLDIARYADTFGYQNDIPMEVWPWRQWVIEAFNRNLPYDQFITEQLAGDLIPGATVSQRLATTFNRLHRQTNEGGSVVEEFRLTGITDRTTTAGTALLGLTMECCRCHDHKFDPIKQKEFYQLSAYFSDIDEFGLYSHFTFSAPTPAMLLYEGDQQQRHAAAKQAIAEAEASLEAAIQAGRQQWRSRGDAPIETLPEPREPAFVLPLEGTVVGVVGKATVCNGDDAIECKDAPRFGRTDEFSYSLWVRPASQGPRMMVLHQSRAAEDAAFRGVELTLDEGHPQFSMIHFWPGNALRVRAVYAIPSGDWTHLAVTHDGSGRADGVQLFINGQRADVEVIRDKLTRDVRQRNEWGDLDVDKVTLALGARFRDIGFRGGSVDDLKVFDLQLSSAEVLSIFAAAQPEGDPPNLDDGMALQHHLLTADETVAQARRRLANAREVENELVTAVREIMTMRHDENAPPTHVLGRGEYTNKQEQVSPGTPELAGGLPDAGDDRLSLAEWMTDPQNPLTSRVIANRMWHLFFGRGIVVTLEDFGSQGTPPSHPELLDHLARSLMDNDWDLHWLCREIVLSSTYRQSSKVDDPSVYERDRDNTWLTRGPKHRLSAEQLRDTVLAASGLLVKKIGGPSVMPYQPAGLWRESGTGKSYNQSTGDGLYRRSLYTFWKRTAPPPTMLTLDATSRESCTPRRELTTTPLQALVFLNDPQYVEASRVLAESLVQTYPADRDARWNELFRRLLSRLPHDRERTVINQLYDEQQAYFSENESDAGEFLNVGARPLQGSAERTDLAATTIVVQALFAYDETIMLR, from the coding sequence ATGGCTGCACTGAAGAATCTTACCATCGCTGCGTGCTTGGGCTTGGTCCTCTGGGACAGCCCGGCCGCCTGGTGCCAGACACCGATCTCGTTCAATTCGCAGATCCGTCCGATCTTGTCCGATTACTGCTTTGCCTGCCACGGGCCGGACGAAGAAACCCGCGCCGCGGATCTGCGGCTGGATCAACGCGAGCCCGCGGTGGATTACGGAGCGATCGTCGAAGGGGAGCCGGGCGAAAGTCTGTTGATCGAACGCATCGAGTCCGACGATCCGGACATGCTGATGCCGCCTCCGGAAACCGGCAAGACATTGACGACGGCACAAAAGGAGTTGCTCGCCGAGTGGATTCGCCAAGGCGGGGAGTATCAAAAGCATTGGTCGTTCGAACCGCTGCCGGAGACGGTTTCGATTCCAGAGTCAGTGGATGATTGGCCGCGGACTTCCGTCGACGCGTTCGTGGCACAGACGCATCGAGAAAAAGGGTTTCAGCCCAATGGAGAAGCGGACAAGGCGACTTGGCTGCGACGCGTCACGTTCGACTTGACCGGGCTGCCACCGACGTTGCCCGAACTGGACGCGTTCCTGGCCGACGCATCAGACGATGCGTATGAGAACGTGGTGCAGCGTCTGCTGACCTCTCCGGCCTACGGCGAACGCATGGCGGTGATGTGGTTGGACATCGCACGCTACGCCGACACGTTCGGCTATCAAAATGATATTCCGATGGAGGTCTGGCCGTGGCGGCAGTGGGTGATCGAAGCCTTCAACCGAAACCTGCCGTATGACCAATTCATCACCGAGCAACTCGCCGGCGATCTGATCCCCGGTGCGACGGTCTCCCAACGGCTGGCCACGACGTTCAATCGACTGCACCGACAAACAAACGAAGGCGGAAGTGTCGTCGAAGAGTTTCGTTTGACCGGCATCACCGATCGGACCACCACGGCGGGCACCGCGCTGCTGGGGCTGACCATGGAATGTTGCCGCTGTCACGACCACAAGTTTGATCCGATCAAACAAAAGGAGTTCTATCAGTTGTCGGCGTACTTTTCCGACATCGACGAATTCGGCCTCTACTCGCACTTCACCTTCTCCGCACCCACGCCGGCAATGTTGTTGTATGAAGGTGACCAGCAACAGCGACACGCAGCCGCCAAGCAAGCGATCGCGGAAGCCGAAGCCTCACTCGAAGCGGCGATCCAGGCGGGGCGTCAACAATGGCGATCGCGCGGCGACGCACCGATCGAGACGCTTCCCGAGCCACGTGAACCGGCGTTTGTGCTGCCGTTGGAAGGCACGGTCGTCGGCGTGGTCGGCAAGGCGACCGTTTGCAACGGCGACGACGCCATCGAGTGCAAGGACGCTCCACGCTTCGGACGCACCGACGAGTTTTCCTACAGCCTGTGGGTTCGCCCCGCATCGCAAGGCCCGCGGATGATGGTGCTGCACCAATCCCGGGCCGCCGAAGACGCCGCATTCCGCGGGGTGGAATTGACCCTCGACGAAGGGCACCCGCAGTTCTCGATGATCCACTTTTGGCCCGGCAATGCGCTGCGGGTTCGTGCCGTCTACGCGATTCCCAGCGGCGATTGGACACATCTTGCCGTGACGCATGACGGCAGCGGGCGTGCCGATGGCGTGCAGCTGTTTATCAACGGTCAGCGCGCCGACGTGGAGGTCATTCGTGACAAATTGACGCGCGACGTGCGGCAACGAAACGAATGGGGGGATCTGGACGTCGATAAGGTGACGCTCGCATTGGGCGCCCGTTTCCGTGACATCGGTTTCCGTGGCGGAAGCGTTGACGACTTAAAAGTCTTTGATCTCCAACTCTCTTCGGCCGAGGTGTTGTCGATCTTTGCGGCCGCTCAACCCGAGGGTGATCCGCCGAACCTGGACGACGGGATGGCGCTGCAGCATCACTTGTTGACCGCCGACGAAACCGTCGCCCAGGCGCGTCGCAGGCTGGCCAACGCTCGCGAGGTCGAAAACGAACTCGTCACCGCTGTCCGTGAAATCATGACGATGCGTCACGACGAAAACGCGCCGCCGACACACGTGCTCGGCCGTGGCGAGTACACCAACAAACAAGAACAGGTTTCGCCCGGCACCCCCGAGTTGGCCGGCGGACTGCCCGATGCGGGTGACGATCGGTTGTCGTTGGCCGAGTGGATGACCGATCCGCAGAATCCACTGACGTCTCGCGTGATCGCCAACCGCATGTGGCACCTGTTCTTCGGCCGCGGCATCGTCGTCACGCTGGAAGATTTCGGTTCCCAAGGTACACCACCCTCGCACCCGGAACTGCTGGACCATCTGGCTCGTTCGCTGATGGACAACGATTGGGATTTGCATTGGCTGTGCCGCGAAATCGTGCTCTCGTCGACCTATCGACAATCGTCCAAGGTCGATGACCCGAGTGTTTACGAACGCGATCGCGACAACACCTGGTTGACCCGCGGCCCCAAACATCGGCTGTCGGCCGAACAACTGCGTGACACCGTGTTGGCGGCCAGCGGATTGCTGGTCAAAAAGATCGGCGGTCCCAGCGTGATGCCGTACCAACCGGCCGGCCTGTGGAGAGAATCGGGGACCGGGAAATCGTACAACCAATCGACGGGCGATGGGCTGTATCGACGCAGTCTGTACACGTTTTGGAAACGGACCGCGCCGCCGCCGACCATGTTGACGCTCGATGCGACCAGTCGCGAAAGCTGCACGCCCCGACGTGAACTGACGACGACTCCGCTGCAAGCACTGGTGTTTTTGAACGACCCACAATACGTCGAAGCGTCACGCGTGCTGGCCGAATCATTGGTGCAAACGTATCCGGCAGATCGTGATGCACGTTGGAATGAATTGTTCCGCAGACTGCTCAGCCGTCTGCCCCATGACCGTGAACGAACGGTGATCAATCAGTTGTACGACGAACAACAGGCGTATTTCTCCGAGAACGAATCCGATGCCGGCGAGTTCCTCAACGTCGGTGCTCGGCCGCTGCAAGGCTCGGCCGAGCGAACGGATCTGGCGGCGACGACCATCGTGGTCCAAGCCCTGTTTGCCTATGACGAAACCATCATGCTCCGCTAA
- a CDS encoding exo-alpha-sialidase produces MKMLTRFLTLWLLGVVSLSASADDSVQWSLDAVESPDIQIHGDASSGDGIDRKCLVLDGETTIEAKGLGSVFEADELTFTIWVNPYVTDRDQQMIAAKNRYSMDDREWSLMVDRDGHLRLYLWQDRWLTVQGPQPQPGHWHQVGLVMKRDRAELFVDGALTGTAKLDRPIRSTGAPLTFGGVRDDGRIRQTFLGALDEARLFPRALRPDEIAAQYRPVTARHEIPKPAPLFPLWDVASTLPKADDLPQLGGVEFHVIKKWDQPRDGYQFLHGVSLAWHKGRLFASIGHNQGNENTVTEEAQYRVSDDAGKTWGPLQVIDAGEEENLAVSHGVFLSHEQTLWAFHGAYYGRMDRIHTRAYRLDESTGHWQPLGVVLEQGFWPMNQPVRMDDGNWIMPGFLGKRYSGNAAFPAAVAISHGDDFTQWDLVPIPVSKPVKRMWGESALFVDGNTVFNLARYGGAASALAAISNDYGRTWSASRPSNLPMATSKPAAGVLSTGQRYLVCTTAKDNGGKRTPLTIAVSRPNENTFSRVFVIRRSRHQDQPGESAENLSLSYPCAIEHEGKLYVGYSNNGGRRANLNSAEMAVIPVEALRVR; encoded by the coding sequence ATGAAGATGTTGACTCGTTTTTTGACTCTTTGGTTGCTAGGAGTGGTGTCCTTGTCGGCATCTGCCGACGACTCCGTTCAGTGGTCACTCGATGCGGTCGAATCACCTGACATCCAGATCCATGGCGACGCAAGTTCGGGCGACGGCATTGATCGGAAATGCCTGGTGCTGGACGGCGAGACGACGATCGAAGCGAAAGGTCTTGGAAGTGTGTTCGAGGCTGACGAATTGACCTTCACGATCTGGGTCAATCCTTACGTAACGGATCGTGATCAGCAGATGATCGCCGCCAAGAACCGGTATTCGATGGATGATCGCGAATGGTCGCTGATGGTCGACCGCGATGGGCATCTCCGTCTCTATCTCTGGCAGGATCGCTGGCTGACCGTCCAGGGGCCGCAACCACAGCCGGGCCATTGGCATCAGGTGGGTCTGGTGATGAAACGGGATCGCGCCGAGTTGTTTGTTGATGGAGCATTGACCGGCACCGCCAAGCTGGACCGTCCGATCCGATCGACCGGGGCTCCGTTAACATTCGGTGGAGTCCGCGACGACGGACGCATTCGGCAGACGTTCCTCGGGGCACTGGACGAAGCCCGGTTGTTTCCGCGGGCGCTGCGGCCGGATGAGATCGCGGCGCAGTATCGGCCGGTGACGGCGCGGCATGAGATCCCCAAACCGGCGCCGTTGTTTCCGCTCTGGGACGTCGCATCGACGCTGCCCAAGGCCGACGACCTGCCTCAACTGGGCGGCGTTGAGTTCCACGTGATCAAGAAGTGGGACCAGCCCCGAGACGGCTATCAGTTTCTGCACGGCGTTTCGCTCGCCTGGCACAAGGGGCGGCTGTTCGCATCGATCGGCCACAATCAAGGCAACGAAAACACGGTCACCGAAGAAGCCCAGTATCGTGTCAGCGACGACGCCGGAAAAACCTGGGGACCGCTGCAGGTGATCGACGCCGGTGAAGAGGAGAATCTGGCCGTCAGCCACGGCGTGTTTCTGTCTCACGAGCAAACCTTGTGGGCGTTTCACGGTGCCTATTACGGACGCATGGACCGCATTCATACCCGGGCCTATCGCTTGGATGAATCGACCGGTCACTGGCAGCCCCTGGGCGTCGTGCTGGAACAGGGGTTTTGGCCGATGAATCAGCCCGTGCGAATGGACGACGGCAACTGGATCATGCCCGGTTTTCTGGGCAAACGCTACTCCGGCAACGCGGCGTTCCCGGCCGCCGTCGCGATCAGCCACGGCGACGACTTCACCCAGTGGGACCTCGTTCCGATCCCCGTCAGCAAGCCGGTCAAACGGATGTGGGGAGAGTCTGCGCTGTTTGTCGACGGGAACACCGTTTTTAATCTCGCCCGTTACGGTGGCGCGGCGTCGGCCCTGGCCGCGATCAGCAACGACTACGGTCGCACCTGGTCGGCGTCTCGCCCCAGCAATCTTCCGATGGCGACTTCCAAGCCGGCCGCCGGCGTGTTGAGCACGGGCCAGCGGTACCTGGTCTGTACGACGGCCAAGGATAACGGGGGAAAGCGAACACCGCTGACGATCGCCGTTTCTCGCCCGAACGAAAACACGTTCAGCCGCGTGTTTGTCATCCGCCGGTCCAGGCATCAGGATCAGCCGGGAGAATCCGCGGAAAACTTGAGCCTGTCGTATCCGTGCGCCATCGAACACGAGGGCAAGCTGTACGTCGGGTATTCCAACAACGGCGGCCGACGAGCGAATCTCAATAGCGCCGAGATGGCGGTGATTCCGGTTGAGGCCCTTCGGGTCAGGTAA
- a CDS encoding DUF1501 domain-containing protein, translated as MDSSITRRHWLQQFGMGLGGIAASQLLQRDFAAAAPAVSPNGGVPSGGVINPTHHAPKAKRVIYLFQAGGPSQLETWDYKPLLNEKQGEPLPDSVRQGQRLTGMSGNQAILPLAGSMYKFNRHGENGTWVSELMPHMAKQVDQIAVVKSMYTEAINHDPAITFLQTGNQLSGRPSIGSWLHYGLGSENDNLPTFVVLVTKGKGGQPLYSRLWGSGFLPARYQGVQFRSGKEPVLYLSNPPGISAGSRRNMLDRLNDLHQLEQDRLGDPALATRIEQYEMAYRMQSSVPDVANLADEPQRVKDLYGPDVSKPGSFAANCLLARRLAERGVRFIQLYHQGWDHHGNIPGGMKTQCRDTDQPSAALLQDLQQRGLLDDTLVIWGGEFGRTNYSQGTLTATNYGRDHHPRCFTMWMAGGGIQGGVNHGETCPFGYNVVSDGVHVRDFHATLLHLMGIDHHRLSVKFQGLDARLTGVEPARVVNEILA; from the coding sequence ATGGACTCCTCAATCACACGACGTCACTGGCTGCAACAGTTCGGCATGGGACTTGGCGGGATTGCCGCCTCCCAATTGCTGCAGCGCGATTTTGCCGCTGCCGCTCCCGCGGTTTCCCCGAACGGCGGCGTCCCCAGCGGCGGAGTGATCAACCCGACGCACCATGCCCCCAAAGCCAAACGAGTGATTTACTTGTTTCAAGCGGGCGGGCCTTCGCAGCTGGAAACCTGGGACTACAAACCACTGCTCAACGAGAAACAGGGCGAGCCGCTGCCGGACTCCGTTCGCCAAGGCCAACGCTTGACCGGCATGTCGGGCAATCAAGCGATTCTGCCGTTGGCCGGTTCGATGTACAAGTTCAATCGACACGGCGAAAACGGCACCTGGGTCAGCGAGTTGATGCCGCACATGGCGAAACAGGTCGATCAAATCGCGGTGGTCAAATCGATGTACACCGAAGCGATCAATCACGATCCGGCGATCACGTTTTTGCAAACCGGCAACCAGCTTTCCGGCCGCCCCAGCATCGGTTCCTGGTTGCACTACGGCCTGGGCAGCGAGAACGACAACCTGCCGACCTTTGTCGTGTTGGTGACCAAAGGCAAGGGCGGCCAGCCGCTGTATTCACGGTTATGGGGATCGGGGTTCCTGCCGGCACGTTATCAAGGCGTCCAGTTTCGCTCGGGGAAAGAACCGGTGTTGTATCTGTCCAATCCGCCGGGCATTTCAGCGGGCAGCCGACGCAACATGCTCGATCGGCTTAACGACCTGCACCAACTGGAACAAGACCGTCTGGGCGACCCCGCACTGGCAACGCGGATCGAACAGTACGAGATGGCGTATCGAATGCAATCGAGTGTTCCCGACGTTGCCAACCTTGCCGACGAACCGCAACGCGTCAAAGATCTTTACGGACCCGACGTTTCGAAACCCGGATCGTTTGCCGCCAACTGCCTGTTGGCCAGACGATTGGCCGAGCGTGGTGTTCGTTTCATCCAGCTTTACCACCAGGGATGGGACCACCACGGAAACATCCCCGGCGGCATGAAAACCCAGTGTCGGGACACCGACCAACCGTCCGCGGCGCTGCTGCAAGATCTGCAGCAACGCGGGTTGCTGGACGACACGTTGGTGATCTGGGGCGGTGAGTTCGGGCGGACGAACTATTCCCAAGGCACGTTGACCGCGACGAACTACGGCCGGGACCACCATCCGCGTTGTTTTACCATGTGGATGGCCGGCGGCGGCATCCAGGGCGGTGTCAATCATGGCGAGACCTGTCCGTTCGGTTACAACGTGGTCTCCGACGGCGTGCACGTGCGAGACTTTCACGCCACGCTGTTGCACTTGATGGGGATTGACCACCATCGCCTGTCCGTCAAGTTTCAAGGTCTGGACGCCCGACTGACCGGTGTCGAACCGGCACGCGTTGTCAACGAAATCCTGGCGTAA
- a CDS encoding AraC family transcriptional regulator: MTNSGPATTGSAFSEAFLGKNPGVRSVIELFESLPLVLFYAKDSQQRYIAVNPRTLTDVFGLTDVEELYGRTDSEFQPPALADAYHAEDRRVMQLKRTIPNQVWLVPHVRGTPQWYVSTKTPLFSAEGGVIGIAGAMYPIATPAEEASFFSELAPAIRFIDEHYATTISMKALAAMTGLSTSQFNHRFRSVLRMSPTEYLLSRRMQEARDRLTRTSESITEIAVAVGFFDQSHFTKRFRRFTGMTPLAYRKRFRQRE; encoded by the coding sequence ATGACGAATTCGGGCCCCGCAACCACCGGCAGTGCATTCAGCGAAGCATTTCTGGGGAAAAACCCCGGCGTACGCAGTGTCATCGAACTGTTCGAATCGCTGCCGCTGGTGCTGTTTTATGCCAAGGACAGTCAGCAGCGGTACATCGCGGTGAACCCCCGCACGCTGACCGATGTGTTCGGTTTGACCGACGTCGAGGAGCTTTACGGGCGGACCGACAGCGAATTTCAACCGCCCGCGTTGGCCGATGCTTACCACGCCGAAGACCGTCGTGTGATGCAATTGAAACGCACGATCCCCAACCAGGTCTGGTTGGTGCCACACGTCCGCGGCACCCCGCAGTGGTACGTCTCGACCAAGACGCCGCTGTTTTCGGCCGAGGGAGGGGTGATCGGGATCGCCGGTGCCATGTACCCGATCGCGACGCCGGCCGAAGAAGCGTCGTTCTTCAGCGAGTTGGCACCCGCGATTCGATTCATCGACGAGCATTATGCGACGACGATTTCGATGAAAGCGTTGGCCGCGATGACCGGTTTATCGACGTCGCAATTCAACCATCGCTTTCGCAGCGTTTTGCGCATGTCGCCCACGGAATACCTCCTGTCGCGTCGCATGCAAGAGGCGCGCGACCGACTGACGCGAACCTCCGAATCGATCACCGAGATTGCAGTCGCGGTCGGGTTCTTTGATCAAAGCCACTTCACCAAACGGTTTCGCCGCTTCACCGGCATGACGCCGCTGGCTTATCGCAAACGCTTTCGGCAGCGTGAGTAA